One window from the genome of Glycine soja cultivar W05 chromosome 12, ASM419377v2, whole genome shotgun sequence encodes:
- the LOC114378103 gene encoding transcription activator GLK1-like, producing MLAVSPLRSTRDEGQGEMMESFSIGTDDFADLSEGNLLESINFDDLFMGINDDEDVLPDLEMDPEMLAEFSLSTEESDMASSSVSVENNNKSADNNNNNDGNNIVTTEKQDEVIVIAANSSSDSGSSRGEEIVSKSDESVVMNPSRKESEKGRKSSNHAARNNNPQGKRKVKVDWTPELHRRFVQAVEQLGVDKAVPSRILEIMGIDCLTRHNIASHLQKYRSHRKHLLAREAEAARWSQRKQLLAAAGVGRGGGSKREVNPWLTPTMGFPPMTSMHHFRPLHVWGHQTMDQSFMHMWPKHPPYLPSPPVWPPQTAPSPPAPDPLYWHQHQRAPNAPTRGTPCFPQPLTTTRFGSQTVPGIPPRHAMYQILDPGIGIPASQTPPRPLVDFHPSKESIDAAISDVLSKPWLPLPLGLKAPALDGVMGELQRQGIPKIPPSYA from the exons ATGTTGGCGGTGTCACCTTTGAGGAGCACAAGAGATGAAGGGCAAGGAGAGATGATGGAGAGTTTCTCGATTGGAACCGATGATTTTGCTGACCTTTCAGAAGGGAACTTGCTTGAAAGCATCAACTTCGATGATCTCTTCATGGGAATCAATGACGATGAAGATGTCTTGCCGGATCTGGAGATGGACCCTGAGATGCTTGCTGAGTTCTCCCTCAGTACTGAGGAATCAGATATGGCCTCATCATCAGTTTCAGTGGAAAATAACAACAAATCTGcagataacaacaacaacaatgatgGGAATAATATAGTTACTACTGAGAAACAAGATGAGGTTATTGTTATAGCAGCCAATTCTTCTTCTGATTCGGGTTCGAGTCGAGGGGAGGAGATTGTAAGCAAGAGTGATGAATCAGTGGTGATGAATCCATCCCGTAAGGAAAGTgagaaaggaagaaaatcatCAAATCATGCAGCAAGGAATAATAATCCTCAGGGGAAGAGAAAGGTTAAG GTGGATTGGACCCCAGAATTACACAGGCGATTCGTGCAAGCAGTGGAGCAGCTTGGAGTGGATAAGGCTGTGCCTTCAAGGATTTTGGAGATTATGGGAATTGACTGTCTCACCCGCCATAACATTGCAAGCCACCTTCAA AAATATAGATCGCATAGGAAGCATTTGCTAGCGCGTGAAGCTGAAGCAGCAAGGTGGAGTCAAAGGAAACAATTGTTGGCAGCAGCAGGAGTAGGTAGAGGAGGAGGAAGCAAGAGAGAAGTGAACCCTTGGCTTACACCAACCATGGGTTTCCCTCCCATGACATCAATGCACCATTTTAGACCTTTACATGTATGGGGGCATCAAACCATGGACCAGTCCTTCATGCACATGTGGCCTAAACATCCACCATACTTGCCGTCACCGCCAGTATGGCCGCCACAAACAGCTCCGTCTCCACCGGCACCGGACCCTCTATATTGGCACCAACACCAACGG GCTCCAAACGCGCCAACCCGAGGAACACCGTGTTTTCCACAACCTCTGACAACCACG AGATTTGGCTCTCAAACTGTTCCCGGAATCCCACCACGCCATGCAATGTACCAAATACTAGATCCAGGCATTGGCATCCCGGCCAGCCAAACGCCACCTCGACCCCTCGTCGACTTTCATCCG TCAAAGGAGAGCATAGATGCGGCTATTAGTGATGTTCTATCAAAACCATGGTTGCCACTACCTCTTGGCCTTAAAGCTCCAGCACTTGATGGTGTAATGGGTGAATTACAAAGACAAGGGATTCCAAAAATCCCTCCCTCTTATGCTTGA
- the LOC114378301 gene encoding probable ATP-dependent RNA helicase ddx42 has product MASFGNQLSFFLLLVLVISPQIQAREGKLFSLFSHFRTIYNVRDPLDKTKAESPALAPEPALEPASAAPTPEPETAPTPAPSAEQEIGSTIPSGPAPEPEFFDSGEAYGLYGRGSYSQYPPTKETPTATTTFQNALLNEDVNEESYKTGYPKSNFYNNNNEEYNNNHNTREEYRNSYIGGYSNNNYNEKENYYNNNNNYNGKENYYYYNNNNNNNNNNNYNGNGYEEKREGMSDTRSLENRNYYYHVNSVNENYNLNGYESGRGRTAENEGYYEKSQYPNEFDTMEEYEKQQEEQGYTP; this is encoded by the coding sequence atggcttcttttggGAACCaactctctttctttttgctcTTGGTGCTTGTCATCTCCCCCCAAATTCAAGCTAGAGAAGGCAAGCTCTTTAGCTTGTTCTCCCATTTCAGAACCATCTATAATGTCAGAGACCCTCTTGACAAAACAAAAGCTGAATCTCCAGCACTAGCACCAGAACCAGCTCTAGAACCAGCATCAGCAGCACCAACACCAGAACCAGAAACAGCACCAACACCAGCACCTTCAGCTGAACAAGAAATTGGGTCAACAATACCATCTGGACCAGCACCAGAGCCTGAATTTTTTGACAGTGGAGAGGCTTATGGCCTCTATGGTAGAGGCTCTTATAGCCAATACCCTCCCACCAAGGAGACTCCTACCGCCACCACCACCTTTCAAAATGCGCTTCTGAATGAAGACGTCAATGAGGAGAGCTACAAAACTGGCTACCCCAAATCCAATttctacaacaacaacaatgaagaGTACAACAACAATCACAACACTAGGGAAGAGTACAGGAACAGTTACATTGGTGGCTACTCCAACAACAACTACAACGAAAAGGAAAAttactacaacaacaacaacaactacaaTGGCAAGGAAAATTACTACtactacaacaacaacaacaacaataacaacaacaacaattataaCGGCAATGGCTATGAGGAGAAGAGAGAGGGAATGAGTGACACAAGGTCCTTGGAGAATAGAAATTACTACTATCATGTGAATAGTGTTAATGAGAATTATAACCTTAATGGGTACGAATCAGGGAGAGGGAGGACTGCTGAAAACGAAGGTTACTATGAGAAGAGTCAGTATCCAAATGAGTTTGACACCATGGAAGAGTACGAGAAGCAGCAGGAAGAACAAGGCTACACCCCTtga